In Chloroflexota bacterium, one DNA window encodes the following:
- a CDS encoding glycosyltransferase family 39 protein: MEFPQLRRFQTPLVFIVLFFAAWIPRAAALDVFATPDEHLWLARSANFYQAITVGQYQNTYQREHPGVTVTWAGTLGFLQRLPEYAEQATDQLDWNNELHDELSEWLEDNSNVRPLDLLAAGRWWIVLAISLLIAACFLPLRDLFGPLIAALAVLYFAWDPFYVALSRMLHVDGLLTALATLTLLMFLDWLYVRPRWYILVTSGILLGLTGLTKTPALFVALAAGLLFLAEWLRRRRSDEPMPLSMPLGFLAWGAAALITFVALWPAMWVDSFGVMERIIERMTVYSDKGHVNFFMGQITADPGLLFYPVAWLFRTTPATVIGLVAAGVLIWQRRWPLDSSLRRRSATALFFYALFFIAMMSIGDKMFDRYILPAFPALDTVALLGWLGLAVWVLFRLTGRQEGTEVDLAAHRNGLVAAIALAGLILLHGIFTLVHFPYYLTYYNPLLGGSRTAPDVMWVGWGEGLNEAAEWINQQSGSEQTRVISSYGDAPMSYFLRGSRMIRPYGSPDYWFSADYAVHYANKWQRRLPSNDVMAFLSTLEPVHVVRSHGLELARVYDIRAATPPEFLTYDPRSAAIFDDQIILRGHRFERPVMVPGDTQQVTLLIEPTGVMIEDYHALVQLVGPDGTVLWRSRSRPADTATSDWPLLEEKEHVVELVVPDDASPGQFAVTLAFEDPLTGRLLPLNRGHGEAIGDEGHHAVAWIQVQRPETYQLDARWEQVQLN; the protein is encoded by the coding sequence ATGGAGTTCCCTCAGCTTCGTCGTTTCCAGACTCCTTTGGTGTTCATCGTGTTGTTTTTCGCTGCATGGATTCCCCGTGCGGCGGCTCTTGACGTCTTCGCAACGCCAGATGAACACCTATGGTTGGCGCGCTCAGCCAACTTCTATCAGGCGATCACCGTTGGTCAATACCAGAACACGTATCAGCGCGAGCATCCCGGCGTCACGGTCACGTGGGCAGGTACCCTGGGCTTTCTTCAACGTCTTCCCGAGTACGCTGAACAGGCAACAGACCAGCTGGATTGGAACAATGAACTGCACGATGAACTTTCCGAGTGGCTGGAGGACAACAGCAACGTCCGTCCACTGGATCTGCTTGCTGCGGGACGCTGGTGGATTGTCCTGGCGATTTCGCTGCTGATTGCCGCTTGTTTTCTTCCACTCCGCGATCTGTTCGGTCCCTTGATTGCCGCCCTGGCTGTCCTCTATTTTGCCTGGGACCCATTCTACGTCGCCCTCTCCCGGATGCTTCACGTGGATGGCCTGTTGACCGCACTGGCGACATTGACGCTGTTGATGTTTCTGGACTGGCTCTATGTACGACCGCGGTGGTACATCCTGGTGACCTCAGGAATTCTCCTGGGGTTGACGGGGCTCACAAAGACCCCGGCGTTGTTCGTGGCCTTAGCTGCCGGGTTGCTGTTTCTGGCAGAATGGTTGCGCCGCCGGCGGTCAGACGAGCCGATGCCGCTAAGCATGCCCCTGGGGTTCCTGGCCTGGGGCGCCGCGGCATTAATCACCTTTGTGGCCCTGTGGCCTGCCATGTGGGTGGATTCGTTCGGTGTAATGGAACGTATTATCGAGAGGATGACCGTCTACTCCGACAAGGGCCACGTGAACTTCTTCATGGGACAGATCACCGCCGACCCTGGTCTTCTCTTCTATCCTGTTGCCTGGTTGTTTCGAACCACGCCGGCCACGGTGATCGGCCTGGTCGCGGCTGGCGTCTTGATATGGCAGCGACGTTGGCCGCTGGACTCCTCCTTGAGACGGCGGAGCGCGACGGCGCTATTTTTTTATGCTCTCTTTTTTATCGCCATGATGTCCATCGGCGACAAGATGTTCGACCGTTACATCCTGCCGGCGTTTCCTGCACTGGACACCGTTGCACTCCTTGGCTGGTTGGGGCTGGCCGTCTGGGTGCTGTTTCGTTTAACTGGCCGCCAGGAAGGCACTGAGGTCGATCTGGCGGCGCACAGGAATGGCCTCGTCGCAGCCATCGCGCTGGCAGGCTTGATCCTGTTGCACGGCATATTCACTCTTGTTCACTTCCCCTATTATTTGACCTATTACAATCCATTGCTCGGTGGCAGCCGAACCGCGCCCGATGTGATGTGGGTGGGCTGGGGAGAGGGGCTGAATGAGGCAGCCGAGTGGATCAACCAGCAGTCAGGATCTGAACAGACGCGGGTCATCTCGTCGTATGGCGATGCTCCCATGTCCTATTTCCTGCGCGGCTCACGGATGATAAGGCCATACGGGTCTCCCGATTACTGGTTCAGCGCCGACTACGCCGTGCACTACGCCAACAAGTGGCAAAGGCGGCTGCCTTCGAATGATGTGATGGCGTTCTTGTCCACCCTTGAACCTGTGCACGTTGTTCGAAGCCACGGGCTGGAACTGGCTCGGGTTTACGACATAAGAGCAGCAACCCCACCCGAGTTCCTGACGTACGATCCCAGGTCCGCAGCCATCTTCGATGACCAGATCATATTGAGGGGACATCGCTTTGAGCGACCTGTTATGGTACCTGGCGATACCCAGCAGGTCACGCTCCTTATCGAGCCGACAGGTGTAATGATCGAGGACTACCATGCGCTGGTGCAGCTGGTGGGACCGGATGGCACGGTGCTGTGGCGCAGCAGAAGCCGTCCGGCCGATACAGCTACCAGCGACTGGCCCCTGCTAGAGGAGAAAGAGCACGTGGTAGAGCTGGTTGTTCCCGATGACGCGTCGCCCGGCCAGTTTGCCGTGACTCTTGCCTTTGAAGATCCTCTGACTGGCCGGCTCTTGCCGTTGAACCGTGGACATGGCGAAGCTATCGGCGATGAAGGCCACCACGCAGTGGCCTGGATTCAGGTGCAGAGGCCAGAAACCTACCAACTGGACGCCCGGTGGGAGCAGGTTCAGTTGAACAG
- a CDS encoding xanthine dehydrogenase family protein subunit M, with translation MKPAPFQYVSPTSLEEALVNLAEYGYDAKLLAGGQSLVPTMNFRLSQPGVLIDLNNIPELAFMKSDSDGSLHIGAMTRHRIVENAAEVAQYAPLLHETMPHIAHHQIRNRGTIGGSLAHADPSAELPAVAIALEARFRLRSQRGERWVAARDFYIGLFTTDMAIDEILIEVAIPPMPPRSGWAFDEVARRPGDYAIVGTATQVVLDGAGRCEKVHLVFLSVGEMPVPAKQAAAKLLGQLPTPELIAEAAKTAASQDVDPVADIHASRAFRRHLAEVLANRTLTRAFEQALSS, from the coding sequence GTGAAGCCGGCTCCCTTTCAGTATGTTTCCCCCACATCCCTTGAAGAAGCACTGGTCAACCTGGCTGAGTATGGCTATGACGCCAAGCTGTTGGCAGGTGGTCAAAGCCTGGTACCCACCATGAATTTCCGCCTGTCACAACCAGGTGTCCTGATCGACCTCAACAACATTCCAGAGTTAGCCTTCATGAAATCGGATAGCGATGGCAGTCTGCACATTGGCGCCATGACGCGCCATCGCATCGTCGAAAACGCGGCCGAAGTGGCCCAATACGCCCCATTGCTCCATGAAACGATGCCCCACATCGCGCACCATCAGATTCGCAACCGTGGCACCATAGGTGGCAGCCTGGCCCATGCCGATCCGTCGGCCGAACTGCCCGCCGTTGCCATTGCGCTGGAAGCCCGGTTCCGCCTGCGTAGCCAAAGAGGGGAACGCTGGGTGGCAGCCAGGGATTTTTACATCGGCCTTTTCACCACCGATATGGCCATCGACGAGATACTGATCGAGGTGGCGATACCGCCGATGCCGCCCCGCAGCGGTTGGGCCTTCGACGAAGTAGCACGCCGTCCCGGTGACTATGCTATTGTTGGCACGGCTACCCAGGTCGTACTGGATGGCGCCGGTCGATGTGAGAAGGTTCATCTTGTTTTCCTGAGTGTCGGCGAAATGCCGGTCCCCGCAAAGCAGGCTGCCGCCAAACTGCTCGGACAGTTGCCCACGCCCGAGCTGATCGCGGAGGCCGCCAAAACTGCGGCTTCCCAGGATGTCGACCCGGTGGCCGATATCCATGCATCCCGAGCTTTTCGACGGCATCTGGCCGAAGTCCTGGCAAACAGAACACTGACCAGAGCCTTTGAACAGGCACTATCCAGCTGA
- a CDS encoding (2Fe-2S)-binding protein: protein MTDLQTVSVTVNGQPYERDVEPRLLLSDFLRHELRLTGTHVGCEHGSCGSCTILLDGDAVRSCLLFAVQVHGHEITTIEGLAPEWTSASGLEALHPIQLAFRETHGLQCGFCTPGFILTLVPFLEENPNPSEEEIRQAISGNLCRCTGYQGIVDAVRLAAQEMGNLQIAEETRTD from the coding sequence ATGACTGATCTGCAAACTGTCTCCGTCACAGTTAACGGCCAACCATACGAACGCGACGTCGAGCCACGCCTGCTGCTGAGTGATTTCCTGCGCCACGAGCTGCGGCTCACCGGCACCCATGTTGGATGTGAACATGGTTCCTGTGGTTCATGCACAATTCTGCTCGACGGCGACGCGGTACGCTCCTGCCTGCTGTTCGCCGTACAGGTCCACGGCCATGAGATAACGACTATCGAGGGCCTTGCACCGGAGTGGACTTCTGCCAGCGGTCTTGAGGCATTGCATCCTATCCAGCTTGCGTTTCGAGAGACCCATGGCCTGCAGTGCGGCTTCTGTACGCCAGGATTCATTTTGACCCTGGTGCCATTCCTGGAGGAGAATCCCAATCCCAGTGAAGAAGAGATCCGCCAGGCTATCTCCGGCAACCTTTGCCGCTGCACGGGGTATCAGGGTATCGTGGATGCGGTGAGGCTGGCCGCGCAGGAAATGGGGAATTTGCAAATTGCAGAAGAAACCAGAACGGACTGA
- a CDS encoding xanthine dehydrogenase family protein molybdopterin-binding subunit, translating to MTTRFIGKPLKRNEDPRLLTGQALFTDDVDLPDMLHAAFLRSDHAHARLGNIDLSMALEVPGVVAIYTAEDIGDLWKPGPLLVQPPPIEGLIFNTRTHVPLARDKVCYAGEPIAVVVAESRYIAEDALDLIFVDYEPLEAIVDLEQALADGAAVIHDDLGHNLNAHVIQEKGNYAQAADQADLIVKRSYAYDRGTAAAMENRGIVANWDAKTEQLTMWDTTQAPIPIRNGIAAMLGLSERQVRVIAPFIGGAFGPKIMMFYPEEVMLTWITMQLNRPIKWIEDRRENFFATTQERGQLHESEIALSKDGRILGVKDVFLHDAGAYAPYGLTVPINSQCTLLGQYDIRNYYSEFKALFTNKPIVTPYRGAGRQHGVFVMERLLDAAARELGIDRVEIRRRNLIAPDAFPYSNDIIFQDFAPLVYDSGNYEPALDRAMEMIDYENFINEQQPQLRAEGKHVGLGIVTYVEGTGIGPYEGAKVTVEASGRVSVATGIGTQGQGHFTSFAQVVAEQLSVPVENIRLVTGDTSEFYWGAGTFASRGAVVAGNAIHAAAVGVRKKILRKASEELEVAEQDLELVDGSVRVKGTPALAITLGELAALANPLRGAVKPGDEPGLEATDYFGPERGATASGVHAMIVEVDPETMMIDIKKYVAVHDCGTVLNPMILEGQIRGGVAQGIGNAFYEELCFDQNGQLLNASFMDFLLPTADTVPLVETDHVETPSPLNPLGVKGAGEAGAIPVGPLFAQALEDALSDHNLELNEIPLSPNRLFELVQNAKNRAQGAGA from the coding sequence ATGACTACACGCTTTATCGGCAAACCACTTAAACGCAACGAAGACCCGCGCCTGCTCACGGGTCAGGCGCTGTTCACCGACGACGTCGATCTGCCTGACATGCTGCACGCGGCCTTTCTGCGCAGCGATCATGCCCACGCGCGGCTTGGCAACATCGACCTCTCGATGGCCCTTGAGGTGCCCGGTGTCGTGGCGATCTACACCGCCGAGGACATCGGTGACCTTTGGAAACCGGGGCCCCTGCTGGTGCAACCCCCTCCCATCGAAGGTCTGATCTTCAATACCCGCACCCATGTGCCGTTGGCCAGGGACAAGGTGTGTTATGCGGGCGAGCCGATTGCCGTGGTCGTGGCCGAGAGTCGTTATATTGCTGAAGACGCGCTCGATCTGATTTTCGTCGATTACGAGCCGCTGGAGGCCATTGTAGACCTGGAGCAAGCCCTGGCCGACGGTGCAGCCGTTATCCACGATGATCTGGGCCACAACCTGAATGCCCACGTAATCCAGGAAAAGGGCAACTACGCTCAGGCCGCGGATCAGGCAGACCTGATCGTAAAGAGAAGCTACGCCTACGACCGGGGAACCGCAGCCGCGATGGAAAACCGCGGCATCGTCGCCAACTGGGATGCAAAAACCGAGCAGCTGACCATGTGGGACACCACCCAGGCGCCCATTCCCATTCGCAACGGCATCGCGGCCATGCTGGGCCTTTCCGAACGCCAGGTGCGGGTTATCGCCCCCTTTATCGGCGGCGCCTTCGGCCCCAAGATCATGATGTTCTACCCGGAAGAGGTGATGCTGACCTGGATCACCATGCAGCTCAACCGGCCAATCAAGTGGATTGAGGACCGGCGGGAAAACTTCTTTGCTACTACCCAGGAGCGAGGCCAACTGCACGAGTCGGAGATCGCCCTCTCGAAAGATGGCAGGATTTTGGGCGTCAAGGATGTTTTCCTCCACGACGCCGGCGCCTATGCTCCCTACGGCCTGACTGTGCCAATCAACAGCCAATGCACGTTGTTAGGCCAATACGATATCCGGAACTACTATTCGGAGTTCAAGGCCCTTTTCACCAACAAGCCCATCGTGACACCCTATCGCGGCGCTGGCCGCCAGCATGGGGTGTTCGTAATGGAGCGATTGTTGGATGCCGCGGCCCGTGAACTGGGCATCGATCGGGTCGAGATTCGACGACGCAACCTGATCGCCCCCGACGCGTTCCCCTACAGTAACGACATCATCTTCCAGGATTTTGCTCCACTGGTCTACGACAGCGGCAACTACGAACCCGCGCTGGACCGGGCCATGGAGATGATCGACTATGAGAACTTCATCAATGAACAGCAGCCGCAGTTACGGGCCGAGGGCAAACATGTTGGTCTCGGAATCGTGACCTATGTTGAAGGAACTGGCATCGGCCCCTACGAGGGCGCCAAGGTCACCGTGGAAGCCAGTGGCCGGGTTAGCGTCGCTACCGGTATCGGCACCCAGGGGCAGGGACACTTCACCTCCTTTGCTCAAGTGGTCGCCGAACAGTTGAGCGTGCCTGTCGAAAACATCCGGCTGGTAACCGGAGATACATCGGAATTTTACTGGGGCGCAGGTACTTTTGCCAGCCGCGGCGCCGTGGTAGCAGGCAACGCCATTCATGCGGCAGCAGTGGGCGTGCGCAAGAAAATCCTCAGGAAGGCCAGCGAGGAGCTTGAGGTTGCCGAGCAGGACCTGGAACTGGTGGATGGCAGCGTGCGCGTCAAAGGTACGCCGGCCTTGGCCATTACCCTGGGTGAACTGGCGGCTCTCGCCAATCCGCTGCGCGGCGCGGTCAAGCCAGGGGATGAACCGGGCCTGGAGGCTACCGATTACTTTGGGCCAGAGCGCGGCGCCACCGCCAGCGGGGTGCACGCCATGATCGTTGAGGTGGACCCTGAGACAATGATGATCGACATCAAGAAGTATGTAGCGGTTCACGATTGCGGTACGGTGCTCAATCCGATGATTCTGGAGGGCCAGATACGGGGCGGTGTAGCCCAGGGTATCGGCAACGCGTTCTACGAAGAACTCTGTTTCGACCAGAACGGCCAGCTGCTCAATGCATCCTTCATGGATTTCCTGTTGCCCACCGCAGATACGGTCCCCCTGGTTGAAACCGACCATGTGGAGACCCCCTCACCCCTCAACCCGTTGGGCGTCAAGGGCGCCGGTGAAGCGGGGGCGATCCCGGTCGGTCCACTCTTTGCCCAGGCACTCGAGGACGCCCTGTCTGACCACAATCTGGAACTCAATGAGATCCCCCTGAGTCCCAACCGGCTGTTTGAGCTGGTTCAGAACGCCAAAAACAGGGCGCAGGGAGCAGGCGCTTAA
- a CDS encoding carbon monoxide dehydrogenase subunit G — MHLEGSYIFSAPREAVWEAIMDPEVMGQALPGGEKMERTSESEYLGVMNVRVGPVQGKFQGKVELGEVNPPESCTITVSGRGAPGFISGTGAWQLEEDGDSTIMHYVGDVDVGGKIANVGQRLMESTAKSITRQGLESLDAQIQARLAPPAPAAAPEAAASETAPPPPRQAPPPPSTARIAMETTKDVASDLASDYIPAEQQKNLLFFGLGALSMWLFVLLVQSVQKR; from the coding sequence ATGCATCTTGAAGGCAGTTACATATTTTCGGCACCCCGCGAGGCAGTCTGGGAAGCGATCATGGACCCCGAGGTGATGGGCCAGGCGCTGCCAGGCGGAGAGAAGATGGAACGAACCAGCGAGTCTGAGTACCTGGGTGTCATGAACGTCCGCGTGGGGCCAGTGCAAGGCAAGTTCCAGGGCAAGGTCGAGCTAGGCGAAGTCAATCCTCCGGAAAGCTGCACGATCACTGTCAGCGGACGGGGAGCACCTGGCTTTATTTCTGGCACGGGTGCATGGCAGCTTGAAGAAGATGGCGACAGCACGATCATGCACTATGTGGGCGATGTGGACGTAGGCGGCAAAATCGCCAACGTCGGCCAGCGTCTGATGGAAAGCACGGCCAAATCGATCACCCGCCAGGGCCTGGAGTCGCTGGACGCCCAGATCCAAGCGCGGCTGGCTCCGCCGGCGCCGGCCGCTGCACCAGAGGCCGCTGCCTCCGAAACTGCACCACCACCTCCCCGCCAGGCGCCGCCCCCACCCTCCACGGCGCGGATTGCCATGGAAACCACCAAGGACGTGGCCAGCGACCTGGCCTCCGACTATATCCCCGCTGAGCAGCAAAAGAATCTCCTCTTTTTCGGCCTGGGCGCGCTGAGCATGTGGCTGTTTGTACTACTGGTGCAGTCGGTGCAGAAGCGATAG
- a CDS encoding NmrA family NAD(P)-binding protein has protein sequence MNGLSSSPLILVTGAAGKTGRAVIRALRSGDAAVRALVRRPQQAAVKRELGVKEVVAGDLMDRESLAQAFRGVDSVYHICPNMHPAEVDIAEGVVNAALAADVRHFAFHSVLHPQTEEMPHHWQKLRVEEMLFQSGLPFTILQSAPYMQNLLAHRQRIVEGGELPMPYRADARLALVDLNDVGAAAATVLLEPGHKDAIYELVGEAALSQRETAAILGQELGRPVTVVEVPLDGWQAGAVARGLDGYRLESLLRMFEYYEAHGLTGNPNVLRWLLGRPPASLASFARREFS, from the coding sequence ATGAACGGGCTTTCATCGTCGCCGCTGATCCTCGTCACCGGCGCAGCCGGCAAGACTGGCCGGGCGGTTATCAGGGCGCTGCGATCGGGCGATGCCGCCGTTCGGGCGTTGGTGCGCCGCCCGCAGCAAGCGGCCGTCAAACGCGAGCTGGGGGTGAAGGAGGTGGTCGCCGGCGACCTGATGGACAGGGAATCCCTGGCACAGGCCTTCCGCGGCGTCGACAGCGTCTATCACATCTGCCCCAACATGCATCCGGCGGAGGTCGATATCGCAGAAGGAGTGGTCAACGCCGCGCTGGCGGCCGATGTTCGCCACTTTGCCTTCCACTCGGTGCTTCACCCGCAGACCGAGGAGATGCCTCACCACTGGCAGAAGCTGCGGGTCGAGGAGATGCTGTTCCAGTCGGGGCTGCCATTTACCATCCTGCAGTCCGCGCCTTACATGCAGAACCTGCTTGCCCACCGGCAGCGCATCGTCGAGGGGGGCGAACTGCCCATGCCCTACCGGGCCGACGCGCGATTGGCTCTGGTCGATCTAAACGACGTGGGGGCCGCGGCCGCGACGGTACTGCTGGAGCCGGGCCACAAGGATGCCATCTACGAACTGGTGGGGGAAGCGGCGCTGTCACAGCGCGAAACGGCGGCGATCCTGGGCCAGGAATTGGGCCGCCCTGTGACCGTGGTCGAAGTGCCGCTGGATGGCTGGCAGGCCGGGGCGGTGGCACGTGGCCTGGACGGCTACCGGTTGGAGAGTCTGCTGCGCATGTTTGAGTACTACGAAGCGCACGGCCTGACCGGCAACCCCAACGTCTTGCGCTGGCTGCTGGGCCGGCCACCCGCCTCCCTTGCCAGCTTTGCCCGCCGGGAGTTCAGCTGA
- a CDS encoding amidase has product MTVNPASLAETVAPLRSGQLDLPAYVDEQCDRVETVDSKVAAMLPEPARRQRLRAEALALQARYPEPARRPPLYGVLVAVKDIFHADGFVTGAGTMVPAELFAGPEAMCVTQLRDAGALILGKAVTTEFAYYEPGPTRNPHNLKHTPGGSSSGSAAAVSAGLCQLALGTQTIGSVIRPAAFCGVVGFKPSLDRIATQGLVYFSPTIDHVGLFTQDVAGMTQVAAVLCRDWRTLPPQDRFPVLGVPVGSYLDQAQPEALRAFWQQLDRLERAGIAVRKVPALAEIERINHLHRRLVFAEFAQEHAGMYADHAPRYRPRTAEIIEIGKTVTEAERTGALASTRQLRQEMEAKMNAAGIDLWASPAAPGPAPAGIESTGDPAMNLPWTHAGMPAITLPAGQAADGLPLGLQLVAAFGEDERLLAWAKMLDNLNALAN; this is encoded by the coding sequence ATGACTGTCAACCCGGCCTCCCTGGCGGAGACCGTTGCCCCGCTCCGCAGCGGCCAACTTGATCTGCCCGCCTACGTGGATGAACAATGCGACCGCGTTGAAACGGTCGATTCTAAGGTGGCGGCCATGCTGCCCGAACCTGCGCGGCGGCAGCGTTTGCGCGCTGAGGCTTTGGCCCTGCAGGCCCGTTATCCTGAACCAGCCCGACGGCCGCCGCTGTATGGGGTTTTGGTGGCTGTCAAGGATATTTTCCACGCCGATGGTTTTGTGACAGGAGCCGGTACCATGGTGCCGGCCGAACTTTTCGCAGGTCCTGAAGCTATGTGTGTGACCCAACTGCGCGACGCAGGCGCGCTGATCCTGGGCAAGGCCGTTACGACCGAGTTTGCCTACTACGAGCCGGGGCCAACACGTAATCCCCATAACCTGAAACATACGCCCGGTGGTTCCAGTAGCGGATCGGCAGCAGCTGTGTCTGCGGGACTCTGCCAACTGGCCCTTGGCACCCAGACGATTGGCTCGGTCATCAGGCCGGCGGCCTTTTGCGGTGTGGTTGGCTTCAAGCCGAGCCTGGATCGTATTGCCACCCAGGGCCTGGTTTATTTCTCGCCGACCATCGACCATGTGGGCCTGTTCACGCAGGATGTGGCAGGGATGACTCAAGTGGCAGCGGTGCTCTGTCGCGATTGGCGGACCCTTCCCCCGCAGGACCGTTTTCCGGTCCTCGGCGTGCCGGTAGGTTCCTATCTGGACCAGGCGCAACCGGAGGCATTGAGGGCTTTCTGGCAACAGCTCGACCGGCTGGAGAGGGCCGGTATTGCCGTTCGCAAGGTGCCGGCGCTGGCGGAAATCGAACGGATCAACCACCTCCACCGGCGTCTGGTGTTTGCCGAGTTTGCGCAGGAGCATGCCGGCATGTACGCCGACCACGCCCCTCGTTACCGGCCGCGCACCGCGGAGATCATCGAGATTGGCAAGACCGTCACGGAGGCTGAGCGGACCGGGGCTTTGGCCAGCACCCGCCAGTTGCGTCAGGAGATGGAGGCAAAGATGAACGCCGCGGGGATCGACCTGTGGGCCTCTCCCGCGGCACCTGGACCGGCGCCGGCAGGAATCGAGAGCACCGGTGATCCAGCCATGAATCTGCCCTGGACCCACGCCGGCATGCCGGCGATAACACTGCCGGCCGGCCAGGCAGCCGACGGCCTGCCGCTGGGCCTGCAACTGGTGGCGGCCTTTGGTGAGGATGAGCGCCTGCTGGCTTGGGCTAAAATGCTGGATAACCTGAACGCGCTGGCGAACTGA
- a CDS encoding cyclase family protein — translation MKIYDLSQPLNQDVSFWPFYPPFEVKYFKRKAEHGVNAQYIQTSNHMGTHLDAPRHFVTSGKTIDQIPLEWLYGTGVIVDMSDVLDELDIFTPEMIEERVEVRDGDILFIHTGWHRYAEFGDEPDEVKYLHRHPGPHFEICDWLLEKKIHVWGVDMVSTDHPMNLPIGRFLGKGGLEHWQKVSSQCEAKFGAENMETLFPDSAYQLTHNALFPHDCMHVENLGGAIGAPELQNRRLTLGAFPWLFKGGEAAFCRAVAFVEEPTQDA, via the coding sequence ATGAAGATCTATGATCTGTCCCAACCCCTCAACCAGGATGTCTCTTTTTGGCCGTTTTATCCACCCTTCGAGGTAAAGTATTTCAAGCGCAAAGCGGAACATGGGGTGAATGCCCAGTATATCCAGACCTCAAACCACATGGGCACGCACCTGGACGCGCCGCGCCACTTCGTCACCAGCGGCAAGACTATCGACCAGATTCCGCTGGAATGGCTCTACGGAACCGGCGTGATCGTAGATATGAGCGATGTGCTGGACGAGCTGGACATCTTCACGCCCGAGATGATCGAGGAACGGGTCGAAGTTCGCGACGGGGATATCCTTTTCATCCATACCGGCTGGCACAGGTACGCCGAATTCGGCGACGAGCCGGATGAGGTAAAATATCTTCACCGCCATCCCGGTCCTCATTTTGAGATCTGCGACTGGCTGCTTGAAAAAAAGATCCACGTTTGGGGCGTCGACATGGTTTCGACCGACCATCCGATGAATCTGCCCATTGGCCGCTTTCTGGGCAAGGGTGGATTGGAGCATTGGCAGAAAGTCAGCAGCCAATGTGAAGCCAAGTTTGGTGCCGAAAACATGGAAACCCTGTTCCCCGACTCGGCCTACCAGCTCACGCATAACGCGCTCTTCCCCCACGACTGCATGCACGTGGAAAACCTTGGGGGTGCCATCGGAGCGCCCGAGCTGCAGAATCGGCGTCTCACGCTGGGCGCCTTTCCCTGGCTATTCAAGGGTGGCGAGGCGGCTTTCTGCCGGGCTGTTGCCTTTGTAGAAGAGCCCACTCAGGACGCCTGA